The proteins below are encoded in one region of Segatella copri:
- the mobA gene encoding conjugal transfer protein MobA, which produces MNTEKKRGGRIPKLNPKLHHVMLRFDDDEWMKFLVMYEQTDVKAKAVFAKARIFGEPFKVLREDKTLVEYYTKLSSFHSQYRMIGNNYNQVVKELRCHFSEKKAMALLYKLENCTRELVSLTREIVELTRKFEERWSQR; this is translated from the coding sequence ATGAACACAGAAAAAAAACGAGGGGGACGAATCCCCAAGCTGAACCCGAAGTTGCACCATGTGATGCTTCGGTTCGACGATGACGAGTGGATGAAATTCCTCGTCATGTATGAGCAGACTGATGTGAAGGCAAAGGCTGTCTTTGCCAAGGCACGTATTTTCGGCGAGCCGTTCAAGGTGTTGCGAGAGGACAAGACGCTGGTGGAATACTACACCAAGCTTTCTTCTTTTCACTCGCAGTACCGAATGATTGGCAACAACTACAACCAGGTTGTCAAGGAACTCCGTTGTCATTTCTCCGAGAAAAAGGCAATGGCTTTGCTCTATAAGCTGGAGAACTGCACCAGGGAACTGGTCTCTCTTACCCGTGAGATTGTTGAACTAACCCGTAAGTTTGAGGAAAGATGGTCGCAAAGATAA
- a CDS encoding ParA family protein, whose amino-acid sequence MEKTKYVAFSTQKGGAGKTTLTVLVASYLHYVKGFNVAIIDCDHPQYSISGIRSRDAEASVKDAHYKKMAYEQIKKLNKKPYPVTKSKAEDALEVAEKMKAKHPTLDFIFFDLPGTANNNDVICLVSKMNHIFTPIIADRVVLTSSIGYAKTIKEAFITIGRSNVKSIHLVWNMVDGREKTELYDTYEKVFAEHALSVLKTFLPDSKRFRKETANERKAVFRSTVFPADKSLVRGSNLDKLVDEVLTIIKT is encoded by the coding sequence ATGGAAAAGACAAAGTATGTGGCATTCTCCACCCAAAAAGGAGGCGCAGGCAAGACGACGCTCACGGTGCTTGTGGCAAGTTACCTGCATTACGTGAAGGGATTCAATGTGGCAATCATTGATTGCGACCACCCTCAGTATAGCATCAGCGGCATCCGTAGCCGTGATGCAGAAGCGTCCGTCAAGGACGCACATTACAAGAAGATGGCTTATGAGCAAATCAAGAAGTTGAACAAAAAGCCGTATCCTGTAACAAAAAGCAAGGCAGAGGATGCCTTGGAGGTTGCCGAGAAGATGAAGGCAAAGCACCCTACATTGGACTTCATCTTCTTTGATTTGCCAGGAACCGCAAACAACAACGATGTGATTTGCTTGGTTTCCAAGATGAATCATATCTTCACGCCGATTATAGCAGACCGTGTGGTATTGACAAGTTCCATCGGATATGCCAAGACTATCAAAGAGGCGTTCATCACCATCGGAAGGAGCAACGTCAAGAGTATTCATCTTGTCTGGAACATGGTGGATGGTCGTGAAAAGACGGAACTGTATGATACCTACGAAAAGGTATTCGCAGAGCATGCACTTTCTGTATTGAAGACATTTTTGCCAGACAGCAAGCGTTTCCGCAAGGAGACTGCCAATGAGAGAAAAGCGGTATTTCGCTCTACAGTGTTTCCCGCAGACAAGAGCCTTGTAAGAGGAAGTAATCTTGACAAGTTGGTGGACGAAGTATTAACAATCATCAAAACATAA
- a CDS encoding DUF3408 domain-containing protein has protein sequence MAKKTKAEEEYADLVIQSLVQEDYSVSKPVESAATSNESQDMEDKGDAQEADGAKVDKKSTFTEKNVAIATPQVPQNRKNKTKDIAVNKECIVKRDYEESFMRESGMTARKGKQVCIRSNFHDRIMKLIQVIGKNEVTIASYIDNVLASHFEDYQEDIAESFGKHIKTFTNI, from the coding sequence ATGGCAAAAAAGACAAAAGCAGAGGAAGAGTATGCCGACCTTGTCATACAGTCCTTGGTTCAAGAAGACTACAGCGTTTCAAAGCCTGTTGAAAGTGCTGCTACATCCAATGAGTCGCAAGACATGGAAGACAAAGGTGATGCACAAGAAGCAGATGGCGCAAAAGTGGATAAAAAATCTACCTTCACAGAAAAGAATGTGGCGATAGCAACTCCACAAGTTCCACAAAATAGAAAGAACAAGACGAAGGATATTGCAGTAAACAAGGAATGCATTGTGAAACGTGACTATGAGGAATCCTTTATGCGAGAGTCGGGAATGACGGCACGCAAAGGAAAGCAAGTCTGCATCCGCAGTAACTTCCATGACCGCATCATGAAGTTGATACAAGTCATCGGCAAGAACGAGGTGACGATAGCCAGCTACATCGACAATGTGTTGGCATCTCATTTCGAGGACTATCAAGAGGATATTGCCGAGTCTTTCGGCAAGCATATCAAGACATTCACTAACATATAA
- a CDS encoding DUF3408 domain-containing protein, whose product MKQTKKNYGKKPTTTVSKQSTNGNKGNALRNRYTEKFIRPTEFPARSGRMTYIRKDYHHIIANMIPLISDGTVSISSYIDHVLTEHFKQYGTVIDEMYLEKQRTSTSVSAFVGK is encoded by the coding sequence ATGAAACAGACAAAGAAGAATTATGGTAAAAAGCCAACGACAACAGTAAGCAAGCAGTCCACTAATGGAAACAAGGGAAATGCACTCCGTAACAGATACACGGAGAAGTTCATACGTCCTACCGAGTTTCCTGCTCGTTCTGGAAGAATGACCTATATTCGCAAGGACTATCATCATATTATTGCGAATATGATACCTCTCATCAGTGATGGAACCGTGTCCATATCAAGCTACATTGACCATGTTCTGACGGAACACTTCAAGCAATATGGCACAGTGATAGACGAGATGTATTTGGAAAAGCAGCGAACATCTACGAGCGTTAGTGCTTTTGTGGGCAAATAA
- a CDS encoding DUF4134 domain-containing protein: MNKKNRIILLAAMLVAAVSKTFAQGNGLAGINEATSMVTSYFDPGTKLIYAIGAVVGLIGGIKVYGKFSSGDPDTSKTAASWFGACIFLIVSATILRSFFL, encoded by the coding sequence ATGAACAAGAAAAACAGAATCATTCTTCTCGCTGCGATGCTTGTCGCAGCCGTATCAAAAACATTCGCGCAAGGCAACGGACTTGCAGGTATCAACGAGGCAACAAGTATGGTGACCTCCTACTTCGACCCGGGCACGAAGCTCATCTACGCCATCGGTGCCGTGGTAGGTCTCATCGGAGGCATCAAGGTGTATGGCAAGTTCTCGTCAGGCGACCCGGACACGAGCAAGACTGCCGCAAGCTGGTTCGGAGCCTGCATCTTCCTCATCGTGAGCGCAACCATCCTCCGCTCGTTCTTCTTATAA
- a CDS encoding DUF4133 domain-containing protein — protein MADYPINKGIGHSVEFKGLKAQYLFIFAGGLLAVFFLVVVLYMAGADQLVCIGLGLTLGLLLVWGTFHLNNKYGEHGLMKLLAAKSHPRYILNRRKTNRMFKHKKKEE, from the coding sequence ATGGCTGACTACCCAATCAACAAGGGCATCGGTCATTCGGTTGAGTTCAAGGGACTGAAGGCACAGTACCTCTTCATCTTCGCAGGTGGACTGCTTGCCGTCTTCTTCCTTGTGGTAGTCCTCTATATGGCAGGTGCGGACCAACTGGTCTGCATCGGCTTGGGTCTCACGCTCGGATTATTGCTTGTATGGGGAACATTCCATCTGAACAACAAGTACGGTGAGCATGGACTGATGAAGCTCCTTGCCGCCAAGAGCCATCCACGCTATATCCTCAACCGAAGGAAAACAAACCGAATGTTCAAACATAAAAAGAAAGAAGAATGA
- a CDS encoding TraG family conjugative transposon ATPase, translated as MRNIRKSSTLESKFPLLAVEQGCIISKNGDITVAYEVTLPEIFTVTSQEYESVHAAWCKAIKVLPNYSIVHKQDWFVKENYAPDLQNSDMSFLSRSYERHFNERPYLHHQCYLFLTKTSKERMAHQSNFSTLCRGHIIPKEIKDKETVARFLDAVEQFAIIINDSGYISLRRLTDDEITGTERTTGLVGKYLSLSTENVQCLEDMEVSASGMRIGNKHLCLHTLSQTEDLPTEVSTDNRFERLSTDRSDCRLSFAAPVGLLLSCNHIYNQYVFIDNSDETLQKFEKTARNMHSLSRYSRQNAINKEWIDEYLNEAHSQGLQSVRAHFNVLAWGEDMEELKHLRNDVGSQLASMECVPRHNTVDCPTLFWAAIPGNEGDFPSEESFHTFIEQATCLFTEETNYMDSPSPFGIKMADRISGKPLHIDISDLPMRKGVTTNRNKFVLGPSGSGKSFFMNHLVRQYYEQGTHVVLVDTGNSYQGLCEMINRKTGGKDGIYCTYTDESPISFNPFFTEDKVFDIEKRESIKTLLLTLWKKDNEPATRAEEVALSNAVSLYIGKLKEESDIVPCFNTFYEFVGTEYRKVLEEKKVREKDFDIDGFLNVLEPYYKGGEYDYLLNSDKELDLLHKRFIVFEIDAIKDHPILFPVTTIIIMELFINKMRRLKGIRKMIVIEEAWKAIASANMASYIKYLYKTVRKFFGEAVVVTQEVEDIISSAIVKDSIINNSDCKILLDQRKFMNKFEQIQSLLGLTEKEKSQILSINQSNDPSRLYKEVWIGLGGTQSAVYATEVSTQEYLAYTTEESEKLEVRALAEKLGGDMEAAIRQLAEDKQENK; from the coding sequence ATGAGAAATATCAGAAAATCAAGCACCCTTGAGAGCAAGTTCCCGCTGCTTGCCGTGGAGCAAGGCTGCATTATCTCCAAGAATGGCGACATCACGGTCGCCTACGAGGTGACGCTCCCCGAAATCTTCACGGTAACATCGCAGGAGTATGAGTCGGTACATGCCGCATGGTGCAAGGCTATCAAGGTGCTGCCAAACTACAGCATTGTCCACAAGCAGGACTGGTTCGTGAAAGAGAACTATGCGCCGGACTTGCAGAATAGCGACATGAGCTTTCTGTCAAGAAGCTATGAGCGACACTTCAATGAGCGTCCTTACCTGCATCACCAGTGTTACCTGTTCCTTACCAAGACCTCCAAGGAGCGCATGGCACACCAGAGCAATTTTTCCACCTTGTGCCGTGGGCATATCATCCCCAAGGAAATCAAGGACAAGGAAACGGTCGCAAGATTCCTCGATGCCGTGGAGCAGTTCGCAATAATCATCAACGACTCCGGCTATATCTCCTTACGCAGACTGACGGATGATGAAATCACAGGCACGGAACGAACGACTGGACTTGTAGGCAAGTACCTCTCGCTCTCCACTGAGAACGTGCAATGTTTGGAGGACATGGAAGTGTCTGCAAGTGGTATGCGTATCGGAAACAAACACCTATGCCTTCATACCTTGTCGCAAACGGAAGACCTGCCAACGGAAGTATCTACGGACAACCGCTTTGAGCGATTGTCAACTGACCGAAGTGACTGCCGTCTGTCCTTTGCCGCTCCAGTTGGCTTGCTGTTGTCCTGCAACCATATCTATAACCAGTATGTATTCATAGACAACAGTGACGAGACCTTGCAGAAGTTCGAGAAAACCGCCCGTAACATGCACTCGCTGTCAAGGTACAGCCGACAGAACGCCATCAACAAGGAATGGATTGACGAGTATTTGAACGAGGCTCACTCACAGGGGTTGCAGTCTGTCCGTGCCCATTTCAATGTCCTGGCATGGGGCGAGGATATGGAAGAGTTGAAGCATCTTCGCAATGATGTGGGCAGTCAGTTGGCAAGCATGGAATGTGTGCCACGCCACAATACGGTGGATTGTCCGACACTTTTCTGGGCAGCGATACCCGGCAACGAGGGTGATTTTCCGTCAGAGGAGAGTTTCCATACCTTCATCGAACAGGCAACCTGCCTCTTCACGGAGGAAACCAACTATATGGATTCTCCCTCACCATTCGGCATCAAGATGGCAGACCGCATCAGTGGAAAGCCGCTGCACATTGACATCTCTGACCTGCCGATGAGGAAAGGCGTAACAACCAACCGCAACAAGTTCGTGCTCGGACCATCGGGAAGCGGAAAGTCGTTCTTCATGAACCACCTCGTCAGACAGTATTACGAGCAAGGCACGCATGTGGTCTTGGTCGATACGGGAAACTCCTACCAGGGACTCTGCGAGATGATCAACAGAAAGACAGGCGGAAAGGACGGTATCTACTGTACCTATACGGACGAGAGTCCCATCTCATTCAATCCGTTCTTCACCGAGGATAAGGTCTTTGACATCGAGAAGCGAGAGAGCATCAAGACATTGCTCCTGACGCTTTGGAAGAAGGACAACGAGCCTGCCACACGAGCGGAAGAGGTTGCCTTGTCAAATGCCGTGTCGCTCTACATCGGTAAACTGAAAGAGGAAAGCGACATCGTTCCATGCTTCAATACCTTCTATGAGTTTGTGGGAACGGAATACCGCAAGGTGCTGGAAGAAAAGAAAGTCCGTGAGAAAGATTTTGATATAGACGGATTTCTCAACGTGCTGGAACCTTACTACAAGGGTGGCGAATATGACTATCTGCTTAACTCCGACAAGGAGCTTGACCTGCTGCACAAGCGGTTCATCGTTTTCGAGATTGACGCCATCAAGGATCATCCAATTTTGTTCCCAGTCACGACTATCATCATCATGGAGCTGTTCATCAACAAGATGCGCCGCCTGAAAGGCATCCGCAAGATGATAGTGATAGAAGAAGCATGGAAAGCGATAGCTTCGGCAAACATGGCTTCCTATATCAAGTATCTCTATAAGACGGTCAGAAAATTCTTCGGTGAGGCGGTCGTGGTGACACAGGAAGTCGAGGACATCATATCCTCCGCTATCGTGAAGGACAGTATCATCAACAACTCAGACTGCAAGATACTCCTTGACCAGAGGAAGTTCATGAACAAGTTCGAGCAGATACAGTCATTGCTCGGATTGACGGAAAAGGAGAAGTCGCAGATTCTCTCCATCAACCAGTCCAACGACCCCTCACGTCTCTACAAGGAAGTATGGATAGGACTCGGAGGAACGCAGTCGGCAGTATATGCCACAGAGGTGTCCACGCAAGAATATCTCGCCTATACGACAGAAGAAAGTGAGAAACTGGAGGTAAGGGCATTGGCGGAGAAACTCGGCGGTGACATGGAAGCCGCCATCCGGCAGCTTGCAGAGGACAAACAAGAGAACAAATGA
- a CDS encoding DUF4141 domain-containing protein produces the protein MTICLFLLMVGKASAQWSVIDPTNIAQSIINSSNNIVHTSSTAQNMINNFKETVKIYEQGKKYYDALKSVNNLVKDARKVQQTILMVGDITDIYINNYQKMMHDDNFSVEELSAIGFGYTKLLEESNDVLTELKNVVNITTLSMTDKERMDVVERCYSKMKRYRNLVSYYTNKNISVSYLRAKKKNDLDRIMGLYGKSNEKYW, from the coding sequence ATGACAATCTGCCTGTTCCTCCTGATGGTGGGAAAGGCAAGCGCACAGTGGTCTGTCATAGATCCTACCAATATTGCGCAGAGTATCATCAACTCGTCCAACAACATCGTCCACACATCTTCGACGGCTCAGAACATGATCAACAACTTCAAGGAGACCGTGAAGATTTACGAGCAGGGCAAGAAGTACTACGATGCGCTGAAGTCGGTGAACAACCTCGTCAAGGACGCACGCAAGGTGCAGCAGACCATCCTCATGGTAGGTGACATCACAGACATCTACATCAACAACTATCAGAAGATGATGCACGATGACAATTTCTCCGTGGAGGAACTCTCCGCCATCGGCTTCGGCTACACCAAACTGCTGGAGGAAAGCAACGATGTGCTGACAGAACTGAAGAACGTGGTGAACATCACGACCCTTTCCATGACGGACAAGGAGCGAATGGACGTGGTGGAACGCTGCTACTCGAAGATGAAGCGTTACCGCAATCTCGTGAGCTACTACACCAACAAGAACATTTCCGTGAGTTATCTGCGTGCCAAGAAGAAAAACGACCTTGACCGCATCATGGGACTCTACGGCAAGTCGAACGAGAAATACTGGTAG